The DNA sequence GGAGGCCAGGGAGTACCGGGCCAAGTCGGGCTTTGCCTGGAAGGCGGATCTGAGCGCCAAGGAGGCCCCGGAGCTTGGGGGCCTCCTCATCCCCGGGGGCTTCGCCCCGGACTACCTGCGCCGGAGCCCGGAGGTGCTCTCCCTGGTGCGGCGGGTGGCGGGGGAGGGGAAGCCCCTCGGGGCCATCTGCCACGCGGGCTGGGTCTTGATCAGTGCCGGGCTCGTGCGAGGAAGGCGGGTCACGGGCTTCCGCTCCATCCGGGACGACCTCACAAACGCCGGGGGGCTTTACCGGGAAGAGGGGGTGGTGGTGGACGGAAACCTGGTCACCGCCCAGGGCCCCCAGGACCTCCCCGGGTTCATGCGGGCTTTTCTGGAGCTTCTCCAGGGGTGAAGCGGGTCCCCGCCTCCCCGGAAAGCACCCGTCCCAGCACACCCCGCTCCCCCTTGGCGATGGCCGCCCAGGGGGCCCCGGCCGCCAAGGCCCTGAGGGCCGCCGCCACCTTGGGGAGCATCCCCCCCCGGACCACCCCCCGGGCCTTCAGGGCCTCCACCCCCTCGGGGGTCAGGCGGGGGAGGCGGGTCCTGGGGTCCTGGGGGTCCTCCAGAACCCCCTCCACATCGGTGAGGAAGACGGCAGGCCACCGGAGGGCCCCGGCCACCGCCCCCGCGGCGGTGTCCGCGTTCACGTTCAGCGGGCCCGCCTCGTCCAGGGCGATGGGGGCGAGGAGGGGGGTGTAGCCCCCCGCCAGCAGGTCCAGGAGGAGCCCGGCCTCAACCCCCACCACCTCCCCCACCCGGCCCAGCCCCGGGAGGGCCTGGCCCCGGAGGCAAAGGGCGTCCCGGCCCGAGAGGGCCACCGCCTTCCTTCCCCTTCGGGAAAGCCCCTCCGCCAGGCGCTTGCCCGTGAGGTAGAGGGCCATCTCCACCGCCTCCAGCTGCTCCTCGGGGGTAACCCTGAGCCCTTCCACGAAGCGGCTTTGGAAGCCGAGCCGCTCCAGGAGGGCCCCGATCTCCGGGCCGCCCCCGTGGACCAGGACCAGGGGGCCGGGGTAGCCCGAAAGCTCGTCCAGCAGGGCTTCGGCCCCCCTTAGGCTTCCTCCCACCTTCACCAAGAGCGCTTCACTCAAGGTAGACCACCTCCTCGGGCAGGCCTTCCTCCTCCTCGGCCTCGAGGAGGTCCAGGAAGCCCAAGGCGGCGTGGTCGGGGTGGAGGCCGAAGGGGGCCGCCAGGGCCCGGACGGCGCTCAGGGGGGGCATGGCCTGGGCCGCCTCCAGCAGGGGGAGGAGGTCCTCGGGGCC is a window from the Thermus thermamylovorans genome containing:
- a CDS encoding type 1 glutamine amidotransferase domain-containing protein, which translates into the protein MERIGILLADLFDEREFLYPYYRVQEAGYRPLVIGPEAREYRAKSGFAWKADLSAKEAPELGGLLIPGGFAPDYLRRSPEVLSLVRRVAGEGKPLGAICHAGWVLISAGLVRGRRVTGFRSIRDDLTNAGGLYREEGVVVDGNLVTAQGPQDLPGFMRAFLELLQG
- the argB gene encoding acetylglutamate kinase, producing the protein MSEALLVKVGGSLRGAEALLDELSGYPGPLVLVHGGGPEIGALLERLGFQSRFVEGLRVTPEEQLEAVEMALYLTGKRLAEGLSRRGRKAVALSGRDALCLRGQALPGLGRVGEVVGVEAGLLLDLLAGGYTPLLAPIALDEAGPLNVNADTAAGAVAGALRWPAVFLTDVEGVLEDPQDPRTRLPRLTPEGVEALKARGVVRGGMLPKVAAALRALAAGAPWAAIAKGERGVLGRVLSGEAGTRFTPGEAPEKPA